One Ahaetulla prasina isolate Xishuangbanna chromosome 10, ASM2864084v1, whole genome shotgun sequence genomic region harbors:
- the LOC131204677 gene encoding digestive cysteine proteinase 2-like produces MLGDVYHVTGILKLPYAEIEEPFEAWFNKTGGKSRIQYYDGQVITYQLGYVKPFGASFKITPETTETEINIKECFQINGTSENPVTPQSVFPNLTDFQPVQHEHYNGKYCTVLESVSYWGKKKNTYKLWMTDGSRGPVPVHYEMKGYNTLLGSHYDKYEIDYTSYSHSFSSSIFTLPPGIKCAYWPGIGPEHRILANPMQEFVGRSGEVRLHHEHLFHHYKKKFRKTYKNKKEIEHRRHNFIHNMRYIHSKNRANLSFKLAINHLADLTSEEIAVMRGRLQTEGPRKGWEFPSDRYSDLTLPESLDWRLYGAVTPVKDQAVCGSCWSFATTGALEGALFLKTGVLTPLSQQILIDCSWGFGNRACDGGQEPQAFEWIMKHGGIATAEAYGPYMGQNGYCHYNQSELMAPITGFIAITSQNITDLKAALYKHGPIAVNIDASHKSFAFYSSGIYYEPNCGNKTMELDHAVLAVGYGDLQGEPYWLIKNSWSTYWGNDGYILMSMKENNCGVTSSATYPILA; encoded by the exons ATGTTAGGGGATGTCTATCATGTTACAG GGATACTTAAACTGCCTTATGCTGAAATAGAAGAACCGTTTGAAGCCTGGTTCAACAAGACTGGAGGGAAAAGCCGGATTCAATATTATGACG gCCAAGTTATCACTTACCAGTTAGGCTATGTGAAACCTTTTGGAGCCAGCTTCAAGATAACCCCAGAAACCACTGAAACAGAGATCAATATTAAGGAATGTTTTCAGATCAATGGAACGTCTGAGAATCCCGTTACACCTCAAAGCGTGTTTCCTAACTTAACAGACTTCCAG CCTGTACAGCATGAGCATTACAACGGAAAGTATTGCACAGTCTTGGAGAGTGTCTCCTATTGGGGCAAGAAGAAGAACACCTACAAGTTGTGGATGACAGATGGTTCCCGTGGGCCTGTGCCAGTCCATTATGAAATGAAAGGCTACAACACTCTCCTGGGTTCCCACTATGACAAGTATGAAATAGATTATACCAGCTACTCTCACAGTTTCTCGTCCAGCATCTTCACTCTCCCTCCTG GCATTAAGTGTGCATACTGGCCAGGAATAGGACCAGAACACAGGATCTTGGCCAACCCAATGCAGGAATTCGTTGGGAGAAGTGGAGAAGTCAGACTACACCATGAACATCTGTTTCATCACTACAAGAAAAAATTCCGAAAGACCtacaagaacaaaaaagaaatagagcaCAGGCGACACAACTTCATTCACAATATGAG ATATATCCACTCCAAGAACCGAGCCAACCTCTCCTTCAAACTGGCAATAAACCACTTGGCAGATCTCACATCGGAAGAGATAGCCGTGATGAGGGGGAGGCTACAGACTGAGGGACCCAGGAAAGGGTGGGAGTTCCCATCTGACCGCTACAGTGATCTCACCTTGCCGGAGAGCTTAGACTGGAGGCTTTACG GAGCAGTGACACCGGTTAAAGACCAGGCAGTGTGTGGATCCTGCTGGAGTTTTGCCACAACAGGAGCTCTGGAAGGAGCCCTCTTTCTCAAG ACAGGAGTGCTTACCCCACTATCTCAGCAAATCTTGATCGACTGCTCCTGGGGTTTTGGAAACCGTGCTTGTGATGGGGGCCAGGAACCACAGGCATTTGAATGGATTATGAAGCACGGAGGGATTGCCACCGCTGAGGCCTATGGGCCATATATGggtcag AATGGCTACTGCCACTACAATCAATCAGAGCTGATGGCACCCATCACCGGCTTCATAGCTATTACCTCCCAAAACATCACTGACCTTAAAGCTGCTTTGTATAAGCATGGCCCCATCGCAGTGAACATCGATGCCTCCCACAAGTCCTTTGCCTTCTACTCCAGTGGCATCTATTATGAGCCTAATTGTG GAAATAAAACCATGGAGTTAGATCATGCTGTCCTAGCTGTAGGCTACGGAGACCTCCAGGGGGAACCCTACTGGCTCATTAAGAACTCTTGGTCTACATATTGGGGCAATGATGGCTACATCCTCATGTCCATGAAGGAAAACAACTGTGGGGTGACTTCTAGTGCCACCTATCCAATTCTGGCCTAA